One Chlorobaculum limnaeum genomic window carries:
- a CDS encoding DUF4395 domain-containing protein, producing the protein MSAHSTSNGIPMPIVTLNRSVLLTGITLGYLLQQPLFTTALFLVVLPAVLWGQKASLIYFAGSRLFAKLNRNAATESPLLMRFNNSIAVIMLGAAQLAFLFGATQTGWIISGMVALAALVALCGFCFGCYLYFQFNMQRYKMFGKKAASAEA; encoded by the coding sequence AGCAACGGCATTCCGATGCCCATCGTCACCCTCAACCGGAGCGTGCTCCTCACCGGCATCACGCTCGGCTACCTCCTCCAGCAGCCGCTCTTCACGACCGCGCTGTTTCTCGTCGTGCTCCCGGCGGTGCTCTGGGGCCAGAAAGCGAGCCTCATCTACTTCGCAGGTTCGCGCCTGTTCGCAAAGCTGAACCGGAACGCCGCGACCGAAAGCCCGCTTCTGATGCGCTTCAACAACTCGATAGCCGTCATCATGCTTGGCGCGGCGCAACTCGCGTTCCTCTTCGGCGCAACGCAGACCGGCTGGATCATCTCCGGCATGGTAGCCCTCGCCGCACTGGTAGCGCTCTGCGGCTTCTGCTTCGGCTGCTACCTCTACTTCCAGTTCAACATGCAGCGGTACAAAATGTTTGGGAAAAAAGCCGCCAGCGCGGAGGCGTAG